The following coding sequences lie in one Silvibacterium dinghuense genomic window:
- a CDS encoding carbohydrate kinase family protein codes for MSQAEKSPVVDLAGVGLNATDTLIHLQHYPARGAKGEYRSSSILPGGQVASTVIACAQWGLRTRYVGKLGEDDAARLHRSEFDRMGVEARILTVPGGASAQSLIFVDGTGERTVLNRRDDALIMRAEELSREWVVNARALHLDGWDTEAAIQAARWAREAGVPVIADLDELYAGIEQLVPLIDYLIVSRDFPNRFTGEADLEFALRRLQRESGCKLAAATLGEHGVLAWDGSRFYHSAAYSVPVVDTTGAGDIFHAGFIFALLQGWPLERQLDFACAAAALNCAGAGARGGIQPVERIEALMASGERHDAAEFALLAR; via the coding sequence ATGTCCCAAGCAGAGAAGTCGCCGGTCGTTGACCTGGCCGGTGTCGGGCTGAATGCCACTGACACGTTGATTCACCTCCAGCATTACCCCGCGCGCGGCGCCAAGGGCGAGTACCGCAGCTCGAGCATTCTGCCCGGCGGCCAGGTAGCCAGCACGGTCATTGCCTGCGCGCAGTGGGGACTGCGTACCCGCTACGTCGGCAAGCTCGGCGAGGATGATGCGGCGCGCCTGCATCGCAGCGAGTTCGACCGCATGGGCGTCGAGGCGCGGATTCTTACTGTTCCCGGCGGCGCCAGCGCGCAGTCGCTGATCTTTGTGGATGGTACCGGCGAGCGCACGGTGCTCAACCGCCGCGACGATGCGTTGATTATGCGCGCCGAAGAGCTGAGCCGCGAGTGGGTGGTGAATGCCCGCGCTCTGCACCTGGATGGATGGGATACGGAAGCTGCTATTCAGGCGGCCCGCTGGGCTCGCGAAGCCGGTGTGCCGGTGATTGCCGATCTTGATGAGCTCTATGCCGGCATCGAGCAACTGGTGCCGCTCATCGACTACCTGATCGTCAGCCGCGACTTTCCCAATCGCTTCACAGGTGAAGCGGATCTGGAGTTTGCTCTTCGCCGCCTGCAGCGCGAGAGCGGCTGCAAGCTGGCCGCGGCCACGCTCGGCGAGCATGGCGTGCTGGCCTGGGACGGCTCGCGCTTCTACCATTCCGCGGCTTACAGCGTGCCGGTGGTCGACACTACGGGCGCGGGGGATATCTTCCACGCCGGCTTTATCTTTGCGCTGCTGCAGGGCTGGCCGCTGGAGCGGCAGCTGGACTTTGCCTGCGCGGCCGCTGCGCTCAACTGCGCCGGCGCCGGCGCTCGCGGCGGCATCCAACCGGTGGAGCGCATCGAGGCGCTGATGGCTTCCGGTGAGCGCCACGACGCGGCGGAGTTCGCGCTGCTGGCTCGCTAG
- a CDS encoding YncE family protein, producing MKLLLRSAVLASLLAAPLLHAQNAPRATLLALSKQDRTLAVIDPSTLKVIAKMPVGSDPHEVIASNDGRTAYVSNYGFGAFHTLAVVDLVNHKALSPVDLGPLAGPHGLAWAGGRVWFTAEKAKSIGRYDPSSKRIDWILGTGQNRTHMVWVSQDMQRIVTTNVNSGTVTIAEPVALPKPPAALPGEPMPKSDWDETVVKVGNGSEGFDVSPDTKEIWVANAKDGTISVLSFAEKKVVATLQANVPGANRLKFTPDGKYVLVSSLQKGELTVLDAATRKVVKRIPMGHGAAGIVVQPDGARAYIACTPDNDIAVLDLHTWQIVGHINAGAGPDGMTWTVRQ from the coding sequence ATGAAGCTCCTTCTCCGCTCCGCCGTCCTCGCTTCCCTGCTGGCAGCCCCTCTCCTGCACGCGCAGAATGCGCCCAGGGCTACGCTGCTCGCACTCTCGAAGCAGGATCGCACGCTTGCCGTCATCGACCCTTCGACGCTGAAGGTCATCGCGAAGATGCCGGTGGGCTCGGACCCGCATGAGGTGATCGCCTCCAACGACGGCCGCACCGCCTACGTCTCGAACTACGGCTTCGGAGCCTTCCATACCCTCGCGGTGGTGGACCTGGTGAACCACAAAGCCCTCAGCCCGGTCGACCTCGGGCCGCTGGCCGGACCGCACGGCCTGGCCTGGGCCGGCGGCCGCGTCTGGTTCACCGCGGAAAAGGCGAAGTCGATCGGCCGCTATGACCCCTCGAGCAAGCGCATCGACTGGATTCTGGGCACCGGACAGAACCGCACGCACATGGTCTGGGTCTCCCAGGACATGCAGCGCATCGTCACCACCAACGTCAACTCCGGCACCGTGACCATTGCCGAGCCCGTAGCGCTGCCCAAACCGCCCGCCGCACTCCCCGGAGAGCCGATGCCGAAGAGCGATTGGGATGAGACGGTCGTAAAAGTAGGTAACGGCTCGGAGGGCTTCGACGTCTCGCCGGACACGAAGGAAATCTGGGTTGCCAACGCAAAGGACGGCACCATCTCCGTTCTCTCCTTTGCGGAAAAGAAGGTCGTGGCGACGCTGCAGGCCAACGTCCCCGGCGCCAATCGTCTCAAGTTCACGCCTGACGGCAAGTACGTCCTCGTTTCCAGTCTGCAGAAGGGCGAGCTGACGGTGCTCGACGCCGCCACGCGCAAAGTCGTGAAGCGCATTCCCATGGGCCACGGCGCGGCAGGCATCGTCGTACAGCCGGACGGCGCCCGCGCATATATCGCCTGCACGCCGGACAACGACATCGCCGTGCTCGACCTGCATACCTGGCAGATTGTGGGCCACATCAACGCCGGCGCGGGCCCGGACGGCATGACCTGGACCGTTCGCCAGTAG
- a CDS encoding winged helix-turn-helix transcriptional regulator, producing MTALTLPDEKEPGKPAATPPEPGDPATDPQIDPQIDPKIEKLTREIIERVADKWTMLVIEALATHGILRFMQIGERVDGISLKMLTRTLRQLEHDGLVVRTVHPVIPPHVDYELTHLGLSLSEAFCGVWIWAETHHEEIERARKAFPMR from the coding sequence ATGACCGCACTGACCTTACCTGACGAAAAAGAGCCCGGGAAGCCCGCAGCCACCCCGCCAGAACCTGGCGATCCCGCCACCGATCCCCAAATCGATCCCCAAATCGATCCAAAGATCGAAAAGCTGACCCGCGAGATCATCGAGCGGGTCGCCGACAAATGGACCATGCTGGTGATCGAGGCGCTCGCCACCCACGGCATTCTCCGCTTCATGCAGATCGGCGAGCGGGTAGACGGCATCAGCCTCAAGATGCTGACCAGGACCCTGCGCCAGCTGGAGCACGACGGCCTGGTGGTCCGCACCGTGCACCCGGTCATCCCGCCCCACGTCGACTACGAGCTCACGCATCTCGGCCTCAGCCTCAGTGAAGCCTTCTGCGGCGTATGGATATGGGCAGAGACGCATCACGAGGAGATCGAACGCGCCCGCAAGGCCTTCCCCATGCGGTAG
- a CDS encoding APC family permease — translation MADPEQIVSGQPALERRIGLGSAISLNMMNMIGVGPFITLPLVVAAMGGSQAVLGWLLGALIAICDGLVWAELGAAMPEAGGSYAFLREIYGRNGAGRMISFLYIWQLGFSAPLSIASGCIGLAQYAAWLWPALHTPILHLPGGASIPAVSFLAAATCLLAVAMLYRNVSTIARTAWVLTGGVLFTIGAVIVAGFTHFHAALLRPAPHAFDLHAGFFAGLGSATLLATYDYWGYYSVCFLGSEVKEPGRTIPRAVLWSIVIVAALYLAMNVSVLGVIPVQELTHSGTAKLAIVSTLMQQTFGAGTARVLTLLVMWTAFASVYSLLLAYSRAPYAAALDGNYFRAFAHVDKRHKFPSVSLLALGGMAAIFCFFHLATVIAALVAIRILLQYLLQQIGVIVLRIRRPEMPRPFRVWLYPLPPLAALAGFLFIVFSRKEASRELLDAVAVAISGSALYLVRAWRRREWPFRPAHSEADGG, via the coding sequence TTGGCCGACCCCGAACAGATCGTATCCGGACAGCCCGCACTCGAGCGCCGCATCGGCCTGGGCAGCGCCATTTCGCTGAACATGATGAACATGATCGGCGTGGGCCCCTTCATCACGCTGCCGCTGGTCGTGGCAGCGATGGGCGGCTCGCAGGCGGTGCTGGGCTGGCTGCTCGGAGCGCTGATCGCTATCTGCGACGGCCTGGTGTGGGCCGAACTCGGCGCGGCCATGCCGGAGGCCGGCGGCTCCTACGCCTTCCTGCGCGAGATCTATGGCCGCAACGGAGCCGGGCGCATGATCTCGTTCCTCTACATCTGGCAGCTCGGCTTCAGCGCGCCGCTCTCCATCGCTTCGGGATGTATCGGCCTCGCACAGTACGCGGCCTGGCTGTGGCCGGCGCTGCATACGCCGATCCTTCATTTGCCCGGTGGCGCCTCCATCCCGGCAGTGAGTTTTCTGGCCGCGGCCACCTGCCTGCTAGCCGTGGCCATGCTCTATCGCAATGTCAGCACCATTGCCCGCACCGCCTGGGTGCTCACCGGTGGAGTGCTCTTCACCATCGGCGCGGTCATTGTCGCCGGGTTTACGCACTTCCATGCCGCGCTGCTGCGCCCTGCGCCACACGCCTTCGATCTGCACGCAGGCTTCTTCGCCGGGCTGGGTTCGGCAACGCTGCTCGCCACCTATGACTATTGGGGCTACTACTCGGTCTGCTTCCTCGGCAGCGAGGTCAAGGAGCCGGGGCGCACCATTCCACGCGCGGTTCTGTGGTCCATCGTGATCGTCGCCGCGCTCTATCTCGCGATGAACGTGAGCGTGCTCGGGGTCATCCCGGTACAGGAGCTCACGCACTCCGGCACCGCCAAACTCGCTATCGTGTCTACGTTAATGCAGCAGACATTCGGTGCCGGCACAGCCCGTGTGCTCACACTCCTGGTCATGTGGACAGCGTTCGCCTCCGTCTACTCGCTGCTGCTCGCCTACTCGCGCGCCCCCTATGCCGCCGCGCTCGACGGCAACTACTTCCGCGCCTTCGCGCATGTGGACAAGCGGCACAAGTTTCCGTCTGTTTCCCTGCTGGCACTGGGCGGCATGGCAGCCATCTTCTGCTTCTTCCATCTGGCAACGGTGATCGCCGCGCTGGTCGCCATCCGCATCCTGCTGCAATACCTGCTGCAGCAGATCGGCGTGATCGTGCTGCGCATACGACGGCCGGAGATGCCGCGCCCTTTCCGCGTGTGGCTCTATCCGCTGCCGCCGCTGGCTGCGCTGGCCGGCTTCCTGTTCATCGTCTTCTCGCGCAAGGAAGCCTCACGCGAGCTGCTGGATGCCGTTGCCGTTGCCATCAGCGGGTCCGCGCTCTACCTCGTACGCGCCTGGCGCAGACGCGAATGGCCTTTCCGCCCTGCTCACTCCGAGGCCGACGGCGGGTGA
- a CDS encoding purine nucleoside permease, with translation MILRRILPGLLLCLFAFRLHAQAVASIPNPIPIKVVIVAMYEQGEDTGDVPGEYQYWVERMHLDRVLPLDAGYHHLRMNNDGMLAVLTGVATAKAAATIMALGLDPRFDLSHAYWLVAGIAGGDPADVSLGSAVWVQQVIDGEIAHELDAREIPADWPTGIVPLRRTKPYEEPADAGYGELYELNPGLTRWAFQLTKSTPLADDDRMREKRSHFAQPAAQRPPFVTTGDEVSSSTYWHGAKLDTWANAWTRYYTGGKGNFMVSGMEDSGTLQSLTFLAHAGKVDERRVLVLRTVSNYDQPPVGMSAAESLTEQKVSRFGAYLPSLEAAYAVGRPVVDAILAHWSEYRDHPPSASE, from the coding sequence ATGATCCTGCGCCGCATCCTGCCCGGCCTGCTGCTTTGTCTCTTTGCTTTTCGCCTGCATGCGCAGGCTGTCGCGTCCATTCCGAATCCGATCCCGATCAAGGTTGTCATCGTCGCCATGTATGAACAGGGTGAAGACACCGGCGATGTACCGGGCGAATACCAGTACTGGGTCGAGCGCATGCATCTCGACCGCGTGCTGCCGCTCGATGCCGGTTATCACCACCTGCGGATGAATAACGATGGCATGCTCGCCGTGCTGACCGGCGTGGCCACGGCCAAGGCAGCGGCCACCATCATGGCGCTGGGCCTCGATCCCCGCTTCGATCTCTCGCATGCCTACTGGCTGGTTGCGGGCATTGCCGGCGGCGATCCGGCCGACGTTTCGCTTGGTTCCGCGGTGTGGGTGCAGCAGGTCATCGATGGGGAGATCGCGCACGAGCTCGATGCGCGCGAGATTCCCGCCGACTGGCCGACCGGCATTGTGCCTCTGCGCCGTACCAAACCCTACGAGGAGCCGGCTGACGCGGGCTATGGCGAGCTCTACGAACTGAATCCCGGACTCACACGCTGGGCGTTCCAGTTAACCAAGTCCACGCCGCTTGCCGACGACGATCGCATGCGCGAGAAGCGCTCGCACTTCGCCCAGCCTGCCGCGCAGCGTCCACCCTTTGTCACCACGGGTGACGAGGTCTCTTCTTCTACGTACTGGCATGGCGCAAAGCTCGACACATGGGCCAATGCCTGGACGCGCTATTACACCGGCGGCAAGGGCAACTTCATGGTCAGTGGCATGGAAGATTCCGGCACGCTGCAGTCGCTCACCTTTCTTGCTCATGCCGGCAAGGTCGACGAGCGGCGCGTGCTCGTCCTGAGAACCGTATCGAACTACGATCAGCCTCCCGTGGGCATGTCCGCCGCCGAGAGCCTGACCGAGCAGAAGGTGAGCCGCTTCGGCGCTTATCTGCCGTCACTCGAAGCAGCGTATGCGGTCGGGAGGCCAGTGGTCGATGCCATTCTCGCGCACTGGAGCGAGTATCGCGATCACCCGCCGTCGGCCTCGGAGTGA
- a CDS encoding PAS domain S-box protein — translation MSESTPGMRPREVLMQSGAPRPELTGEEALLLDRTHVLFLALDRKGCVSRWNRAMAELTGIPAAAVLGQPLPLSVFAEESRPMARSFFSASTQQSEATIELEMCGLDGGRRRMAWSRNGSPLDALAVVLTGTDITARHETEMRLRAEEAQARLLVEGSLGMICTHDLNGYLLSINPFAAANLGYTPEELVGRYMLDFMDVEHQHGWQSYWDAMAARGEEEGLLYVNRKDGSLCVIAFRNKLVQIPGAEPFVIGHGIDLTEKIEAEEKLRALMRQRESILESVGDGIYGLDMEGRIVFVNRAGAQLLGFTPEEMQGQPIHRLIHHSRADGMPYPESQCPVLATLHRAGPVRVRGDVFWKKDGMSIPVEYVACPLTHDGRTTGAVVAFQDVTERRQLDRMKDEFISTVSHELRTPLTSLRAALGLLSSGALAERPDRAEQMLDLAISNCNRLVFLVNDILDFERIGAGRLHLDCAEISAEELLREAVQRQAASASRAGLRFRVDAEPVRLWVDGGRIQQALSRLLANAIKFSPPNTEIAVRAQAVNEKEALIEVRDHGRGIPPEMLDSIFDRFRQGDASDSRASGGTGLGLALCRGLVNLHGGRIWAESTVGLGSSFFLTLPRAVSAFDKPMS, via the coding sequence ATGTCGGAGTCTACGCCAGGAATGCGTCCGCGCGAAGTCCTGATGCAAAGCGGAGCTCCCCGTCCGGAGCTGACGGGCGAGGAAGCGTTGCTGCTCGATCGAACGCATGTTCTGTTTCTGGCGCTCGACCGCAAGGGCTGTGTCTCGCGCTGGAATCGCGCCATGGCAGAGCTGACGGGGATACCCGCTGCTGCCGTACTGGGACAGCCTCTGCCGCTTTCCGTTTTCGCAGAAGAAAGCCGGCCGATGGCGAGAAGCTTCTTCTCCGCATCCACGCAGCAGAGCGAAGCCACGATAGAGCTGGAGATGTGCGGCCTCGACGGCGGCAGACGCCGCATGGCGTGGTCGAGGAACGGCTCTCCACTCGATGCGCTGGCTGTCGTGTTGACGGGGACGGATATCACCGCGCGCCATGAGACCGAGATGCGTCTGCGCGCCGAAGAAGCCCAGGCGCGTCTGCTCGTGGAAGGTTCGCTCGGCATGATCTGCACGCATGACCTGAACGGCTACCTGCTGTCGATCAATCCATTCGCAGCGGCAAATCTCGGCTATACGCCGGAGGAACTGGTGGGCCGTTACATGCTTGACTTCATGGATGTCGAGCATCAGCACGGATGGCAGAGCTACTGGGATGCCATGGCGGCGCGAGGCGAGGAAGAAGGACTTCTCTACGTGAACCGTAAGGACGGTTCTCTCTGTGTCATCGCTTTCCGCAATAAGCTGGTCCAGATTCCCGGAGCCGAGCCGTTTGTGATCGGGCACGGCATCGACCTGACGGAAAAGATCGAAGCGGAGGAGAAGCTGCGCGCATTGATGCGCCAGCGGGAGTCGATTCTGGAGTCGGTGGGCGATGGCATCTATGGTCTCGACATGGAGGGCCGTATTGTCTTTGTGAACCGCGCAGGCGCACAGCTGCTGGGCTTCACGCCCGAAGAGATGCAGGGCCAGCCGATTCATCGGCTCATTCATCACAGCCGCGCCGACGGGATGCCTTACCCGGAATCGCAGTGTCCTGTGCTTGCCACGCTGCATCGCGCAGGTCCGGTGCGGGTGCGCGGCGACGTCTTCTGGAAAAAGGATGGCATGTCGATTCCGGTCGAATATGTGGCGTGTCCGCTCACCCACGATGGCCGCACCACCGGAGCGGTGGTGGCCTTTCAGGATGTGACCGAGCGCCGCCAGCTCGACCGCATGAAGGATGAGTTCATCTCCACGGTGAGCCATGAGCTGCGAACGCCGCTGACCTCGCTGCGCGCTGCCCTGGGGCTGTTGAGCAGCGGTGCGCTGGCCGAGCGTCCGGACCGGGCCGAGCAGATGCTGGACCTGGCGATCAGCAACTGCAATCGTCTGGTCTTTCTGGTCAATGACATTCTCGACTTTGAACGGATCGGCGCCGGACGCCTGCATCTCGATTGCGCGGAGATCTCTGCGGAGGAGTTGCTGCGTGAGGCCGTGCAGCGGCAGGCGGCATCTGCAAGCCGGGCCGGACTGCGCTTCCGCGTGGATGCGGAACCGGTGCGTCTGTGGGTGGATGGCGGCCGTATTCAGCAGGCGCTCTCGCGGCTGCTGGCCAATGCCATCAAGTTTTCTCCGCCCAACACCGAGATTGCCGTTCGCGCTCAGGCTGTGAACGAGAAAGAAGCGCTGATCGAAGTCCGCGACCATGGACGGGGCATCCCTCCCGAGATGCTCGACTCGATCTTCGACCGCTTCCGCCAGGGAGATGCCTCCGACTCCCGCGCCAGCGGTGGCACCGGCCTGGGGCTGGCGCTCTGCCGGGGGCTCGTCAATCTTCATGGTGGCCGGATATGGGCGGAGAGCACGGTCGGCCTGGGAAGCTCGTTCTTCCTGACCCTGCCGCGCGCGGTTTCCGCTTTCGATAAGCCGATGTCCTGA
- a CDS encoding dicarboxylate/amino acid:cation symporter has translation MALFLAGFALTRWPHAAEAIRLVGVGLVLAWALTKRTLTAWIFFSMVAGVELGLDAPQIALSTHVLSDVFLRLIKVIVAPLIFGTLVTGICGHGEIKSVGRLGLKSLVYFELLTTVALVIGLVAIHVSHAGTGLQGSVPPVHAEATATITPANAVPEPPTLSWQHFLLNLFPENIAKAVADNQILQVAVFALLFGLALAHVREEKRAPMLRLTESLTETMFAFTNLVMYAAPLGVGAALAFTIAQSGLGVMVNLGKLLLTLYAALIAFALLGMLPAALIARIPVRRFLRYVAEPATIAFATSTSEAALPRAIEAMEAFGVPRRIVGFVIPTGYSFNLAGSALYLALASIFVAQASNIHLKLSEQLIMLGTLMLTSKGVAGVPRATLVVLLASASIFHLPPGPIFVLLGIDALMDMGRTVVNVVGNCLASAVVARWEGELGSETPSLEAAVAVADAE, from the coding sequence ATGGCTCTCTTTCTTGCGGGATTCGCCCTGACCCGCTGGCCTCATGCCGCCGAGGCCATCCGCCTGGTCGGCGTGGGGCTGGTGCTCGCCTGGGCGCTGACGAAGCGGACGCTCACCGCATGGATCTTCTTCAGCATGGTGGCCGGAGTCGAACTCGGACTGGACGCACCGCAGATCGCACTCTCGACCCATGTGCTGAGCGATGTCTTCCTCCGGCTGATCAAGGTCATTGTGGCGCCGCTCATCTTCGGCACGCTGGTGACCGGCATCTGCGGCCACGGCGAGATCAAATCCGTTGGACGCCTGGGACTGAAATCGCTCGTTTACTTCGAGCTGCTGACCACCGTTGCGCTGGTGATCGGACTGGTGGCCATCCATGTATCCCACGCGGGTACGGGATTGCAGGGCTCGGTGCCGCCGGTGCATGCCGAGGCCACGGCGACGATCACCCCTGCGAATGCCGTGCCGGAGCCGCCGACGCTCTCCTGGCAGCACTTCCTGCTGAATCTTTTTCCGGAAAATATTGCCAAGGCCGTCGCCGATAACCAGATCCTGCAGGTGGCGGTCTTCGCGCTGCTCTTCGGCCTGGCACTGGCACACGTCCGCGAAGAAAAGCGCGCGCCGATGCTGCGGCTGACCGAATCGCTGACCGAAACCATGTTCGCCTTCACCAACCTGGTGATGTATGCGGCGCCTCTGGGCGTAGGAGCGGCGCTGGCCTTCACCATCGCGCAGTCCGGACTGGGCGTGATGGTGAATCTCGGCAAGCTGCTGCTCACGCTCTACGCAGCGCTCATCGCGTTTGCCTTGCTCGGCATGCTGCCTGCGGCGCTGATCGCGCGCATCCCGGTGCGGCGATTCCTGCGCTATGTCGCCGAGCCGGCCACCATCGCCTTCGCCACCAGCACCTCAGAGGCGGCGCTGCCGCGCGCCATCGAAGCGATGGAAGCCTTTGGCGTGCCGCGGCGCATCGTGGGCTTCGTGATCCCCACGGGCTACAGCTTCAACCTTGCAGGCTCCGCGCTATACCTGGCCCTGGCGTCGATCTTCGTGGCACAGGCTTCGAATATTCATCTCAAGCTCAGCGAGCAGCTCATCATGCTCGGCACACTCATGCTGACCAGTAAAGGCGTGGCCGGAGTTCCACGCGCCACGCTGGTCGTGCTGCTGGCCAGCGCATCCATCTTTCATCTGCCACCGGGGCCGATCTTTGTGCTGCTGGGCATCGACGCGCTGATGGACATGGGACGCACGGTGGTGAACGTGGTCGGCAATTGCCTTGCCTCGGCAGTGGTTGCACGCTGGGAAGGCGAGCTGGGCTCCGAAACGCCTTCGCTCGAAGCTGCTGTTGCGGTTGCCGATGCCGAATAA
- a CDS encoding DMT family transporter produces MRLPMPNNHPGRAWLALAVGVVAISWSAVFVRFTHMPGISSAFYRVFFAALFLWPVLLRHPEQLRRVDGPVLRMAALGGLFFAGDVGLYNTAALHTTAGGVTLLGNNAPIFVGLLSWAITRRPPPLLFWATLALSSTGVVLIMRSDTTALGIHASADIMAVSTAFCFALYLLVTERLRDRCDAATLLALSSTTSAAVLLPVAWITHTSLRIPNISSWAAVLGLALVCQVIGYFALTYALGHMPATISSVILLGVSPLSAFFAYLTLGERLTGMQLAGGALVLLAIWLASRIRKTV; encoded by the coding sequence TTGCGGTTGCCGATGCCGAATAATCATCCCGGCCGCGCCTGGCTGGCCCTGGCGGTGGGCGTGGTCGCGATCTCCTGGTCGGCGGTCTTTGTGCGCTTCACGCACATGCCCGGCATTTCGTCTGCGTTTTACCGCGTCTTCTTCGCCGCGCTGTTTCTGTGGCCTGTTCTGCTGCGGCATCCGGAGCAACTGCGACGCGTGGACGGCCCGGTGCTACGCATGGCCGCGCTGGGTGGACTCTTCTTTGCCGGCGATGTGGGACTCTACAACACCGCTGCGCTGCATACCACGGCCGGCGGCGTCACGCTGCTGGGCAACAACGCTCCCATCTTCGTCGGGCTGTTGAGCTGGGCCATCACGCGGCGGCCGCCGCCGCTGCTCTTCTGGGCGACGCTCGCTCTCTCCTCGACCGGCGTCGTGCTCATCATGCGCTCCGATACCACGGCTCTCGGCATTCATGCCTCGGCCGACATCATGGCCGTGAGCACCGCCTTCTGCTTCGCGCTCTACCTGCTGGTGACCGAGCGGCTGCGCGACCGCTGCGATGCGGCGACACTGCTGGCACTCTCTTCCACTACCAGCGCAGCGGTGCTGCTGCCGGTCGCGTGGATCACGCACACTTCGCTGCGGATTCCGAACATCAGTTCCTGGGCTGCGGTGCTGGGGCTCGCGCTGGTGTGCCAGGTGATCGGATATTTTGCACTTACCTATGCGCTCGGCCACATGCCTGCGACCATCAGCTCGGTGATCCTGCTGGGTGTCTCGCCGCTGTCTGCATTCTTTGCTTATCTCACTCTGGGCGAACGTCTGACCGGCATGCAGCTGGCCGGAGGAGCACTGGTCCTGCTCGCCATCTGGCTGGCGAGCAGGATCAGGAAGACGGTCTGA